The Limanda limanda chromosome 13, fLimLim1.1, whole genome shotgun sequence region TATTGTGTTAATGACTAATTATTAGCATTAATAGTCAGTATAAGTATTTACTAAGTTATCCTTGTACGGTGACATACTACTCATAAAAACTTTATGATGTTATGAAACATATTGTAACCACAAGTAGGTTTGAATcggtgtgggaggggggggggggtgtatacATTAATGAATGAACTGGGGAATAGGTGATTAGGTTCCTGGGATTTTTAAGTGACGTGCGTCAAAAGTTTCAGAAACTGGACCCAGTTTGTGGTCTGATAAGAACATATTTTAGCCAATGCGAGTCTCTACAATTCAAATAATGTGCTTAACAcagatttcatttcaaataattattcttttattaaatatgcacaaaacaATCTTAATATTCACGTTCATGATTCTTTCATAACACTGTGGAGAGTAGCTTATAACAGATTATGTTTGTTGTAACATTACATGACAGATATTTTAGCGTGACAGCACAGACGGCAGGATGTGAAAAAAACGGAAGAATCCACGCATAGATGCCATCTACTAATCTGTTGATTGTGTCATAACAACACACTTAAGATGAGACGTTGTGCAAATGTAGATACCAGCTCTACAGTCTTGGGTGGAAGGTGTGTAACACATCCACTTCCTGGCATCTCTCACAGAAAGTCCCTCTTACTGTTACTGTATCATCACTGCACCTCTGGGAAGTCTTTCGCTTTTCTTTACCGGCACGATCACAACAGGTGCGACCGCAAAACATGGCCTCTCTCCGGCTGAAAAGGAAGGCATGAATGTGTGGAACATTTTGAATGTTTTCAATGCTTTTGGCTGTGGTCATCCCAAGACAAGCAACCACACACCATAGCTTTTCTTAGATTGTCCAGAGTTGGTCTCAAGCTCACTGTCACAGCTTTGAAGAATACAATGTCCCCAGTGTCTATGTTCTTTACAACTTCCCTGTTTCCGGCTTGGAGTCCATTAGAGCTTGGTAAATGTCAGACTTGAGGAAACGTGGATAAGAGTCCCTTTCCATTAACCCATGCACAATCCTCTGTGCGTCATCGAAGCATACTGTGGTGGGCGCCTTAATGTTCCACTTGATCAGCTCCCTGGTCTTGTGATCAATGTTAATCTGGAAGCATGAGGAAACAGGATAAGGACCGATACACACTAAAACATTATCAGTTGTGGTAAATACAGTATTGTAAAACTCTGAATCTATCTGGGCTTACCTCTCTCGGAGCCTCGGCTTGGATGTAGCGTTTGAAGATCTTTTTGGCTCTCGACGACATCCTGAAGGACGACTTGATCTTCTTGTAGTCCTCACACACCTGCCAAAACTCAATGTTCTCGTCGCTGAACTCGGACTTCAAGAAGGCCTGGAATATTTTCGTGCCATCTTAACAGGAAGAAAGATGAGCAGAAGTTAGCCGGTGTAGAGAAAGGATACTAACAATGGAACCTATTTTTTGGACTGTGGACTGCATAACTTACATTTGGATGACAGAAGTCTCTCTAGTGATTGAGACCACTGGGACATATCCTCAAAACGAAACCTGTAAAATAAAGGTAAAGTGTCACTCATAAGTTTTATAAGTACGTCAACAGTTTGGATGTTTAGCTTCCAGGTTGGAGAAGTTTTCACTTACCCCTCAGAGCTGGCAGCTTGAGACCATCTACAGCGCAGTCGGCAGTTTCTTCCTCTGAATAAACAAACACTTATTTTATTGACGTGTTCATCGGAATTAAACAGTGTAGGATCCATCGTACATCAgctaaaatacaatatttaccTAATTACCCTCCTCTTCTTATCCTCCATGTCCATGTTGAGGTGCTGCAGCTCCCGTGGTGGTGATGTGACTACACTTGGCATGGCATCAGTTCTTTGTACACGTGGGACTGTTCGCTGAGTTGCTCCTAAGAACTGTGTATGAGGAACCCGCCCAGCGGTGAGTTATATATGTTAATCTGACGTGTTATGGGAGTTTGGTGGGTATCGTCACACGCTGTTCTGTACTAACCACAGAAAAAGAGGAAGCTGGGTATGACGCAGAGATACACACCAACTGCAGCCACTGCTTTGTGCCTTTGCTACGCTGATGATGTATACCTGCATCATGACATGTTTGGTTTTTAGGTCCGAGGATGCAAATAGGGCAGTGGAAAGTTCAACAGCAGATAAGCAAATGTTTTAGTCTCTGTCCCAGTTCGAACAGAGAGCTACTTCAGCCCTCCAATGTACATCAATAACATCTGAAACACGCAAATTAATGACAGTGGCAAGTAGGACATTGAACTTGAAAAGTTgttgacaaacaaaaagaaaacctcGTTGGTTGAGTTAACTTGAATGGCACTCAGAAAACGAATTAACACAGCCTGTCTCCCAAGTTGATGGAGATCCTCTCCCtgtcccacccctccacaagATTTCATGGAAATCACTCCTGTCATTTTTGAGTAATGCTACTGacataacataataaaacacatcCTCTCTGAATTGAAGACACTCAGGGGTTTTAACGCTTCAGCCTAAACTCAGAAGAGAAGACTGACAtcactctcatgtctgtgtgCTAATTATATACTTCAGCCAAAGCCAGCATCCAGTTAGCCCATCGTCTGTGGGAGTGGGACACACGCTTGACAAgtgttatggaagttttctggaagctggtgaaaggagaactccggcagcagctgatgtcttatgcagaagagTTTAATGTAGACtagatgcatcaaggagaccagaatgtggaacaatatacaaacgctaacagagtaacatgagcaactGTGACCCCCAAGTGTGAAGATGTCTTccacagcatcccagtatatCTCCCTCACATCCATGAATGGGTAGAATTGCTGTCACCCTCTATATAACATGTAtgtgtttgcatcctattggatagttatgGCTAAAGTTAGCAtaactaaatcacattgtgtccgt contains the following coding sequences:
- the LOC133017770 gene encoding regulator of G-protein signaling 13-like, whose protein sequence is MPSVVTSPPRELQHLNMDMEDKKRRVIRGRNCRLRCRWSQAASSEGFRFEDMSQWSQSLERLLSSKYGTKIFQAFLKSEFSDENIEFWQVCEDYKKIKSSFRMSSRAKKIFKRYIQAEAPREINIDHKTRELIKWNIKAPTTVCFDDAQRIVHGLMERDSYPRFLKSDIYQALMDSKPETGKL